A single region of the Halobacterium wangiae genome encodes:
- a CDS encoding FxsA family protein: MPRLRWLFLALLIVPLADALFLVFVAGELGWKVTVAIVVLTALLGTLFVRAEGRHTLRRIQRSLASGESPADDLIDGAFLIAAGAFLLTPGLLTDALGFLLVFPVTRIPFRYAVKRWVILPRLDQRTGGFATGNVYTFGFPGDDADPFGGDAGGSGGGFDPRDFDANADSEDTVDLGEESYDVEFDDDEDRR; the protein is encoded by the coding sequence ATGCCTCGACTCCGGTGGCTGTTCCTGGCCCTGCTGATCGTCCCCCTCGCGGACGCACTGTTCCTGGTGTTCGTCGCGGGGGAACTCGGCTGGAAGGTCACCGTCGCCATCGTCGTCCTCACTGCGCTCCTGGGGACGCTGTTCGTGCGCGCCGAGGGCCGCCACACCCTCCGGCGCATCCAGCGCTCGCTGGCGAGCGGCGAGTCCCCGGCGGACGACCTCATCGACGGCGCGTTCCTCATCGCCGCGGGCGCGTTCCTGCTCACGCCCGGCCTGCTCACGGACGCCCTCGGCTTCCTGCTCGTCTTCCCGGTGACGCGCATCCCGTTCCGGTACGCCGTCAAGCGCTGGGTCATCCTCCCCAGACTCGACCAGCGCACCGGCGGCTTCGCCACCGGCAACGTCTACACGTTCGGCTTCCCCGGCGACGACGCCGACCCCTTCGGTGGCGACGCCGGCGGCTCGGGCGGCGGCTTCGACCCCCGGGACTTCGACGCGAACGCCGACAGCGAGGACACCGTCGACCTCGGCGAGGAGTCCTACGACGTGGAGTTCGACGACGACGAGGACCGCCGGTAA
- the ahbB gene encoding siroheme decarboxylase subunit beta, translating to MVAEDWRERLDDTDARLVDEYQSGFPVRERPFQAVAAALGTTEADVVERVERLSDEGVFRRFGAVLNPPVIGSSTLAAVRAPEDRFDEVADVINGYRQVNHNYRRAHEYNQWFVVTAGSRERRDEILREIEERTGCEVLNLPMLTDYYIDLEFPVVNSDRFARESLDSTDVSATRISENATGDLSELDAELLLAIQDGFPLSATPYRDVADEIGADVESVLDAVERLLTDGCIKRVGCIVNHVVTGFDANCMVVWDVPDDELNERGVDVGQLPYVTLCYHRPRRPDQEWPYNLFTMIHGRESDAVDAKIDELAAEYLPFDHERLYSEQTLKQTGARYEELVGE from the coding sequence ATGGTTGCGGAGGACTGGCGTGAACGCCTCGACGACACGGACGCACGCCTCGTCGACGAGTACCAGAGCGGCTTCCCCGTCCGCGAGCGTCCCTTCCAGGCCGTCGCGGCGGCGCTCGGGACGACGGAGGCAGACGTCGTCGAGCGCGTGGAACGGCTCAGCGACGAGGGCGTCTTCCGGCGGTTCGGCGCCGTGCTCAACCCGCCGGTCATCGGCTCCTCGACGCTCGCCGCCGTGCGGGCGCCCGAGGACCGCTTCGACGAGGTGGCCGACGTCATCAACGGCTACCGGCAGGTGAACCACAACTACCGGCGCGCCCACGAGTACAACCAGTGGTTCGTGGTCACCGCCGGCAGCCGGGAGCGACGCGACGAGATACTCCGGGAAATCGAAGAGCGCACTGGCTGCGAGGTGCTGAACCTCCCGATGCTCACGGACTACTACATCGACCTCGAGTTCCCGGTGGTGAACTCCGACCGGTTCGCACGGGAGAGCCTGGACAGCACGGACGTCTCCGCGACGCGCATCAGCGAGAACGCGACGGGCGACCTCTCCGAACTGGACGCCGAGTTGCTGCTGGCCATCCAGGACGGTTTCCCGCTGTCCGCGACCCCCTACCGGGACGTCGCCGACGAAATCGGCGCGGACGTCGAGAGCGTCCTGGACGCCGTCGAGCGCCTGCTCACCGACGGCTGCATCAAGCGCGTCGGCTGCATCGTCAACCACGTCGTCACGGGCTTCGACGCCAACTGCATGGTCGTCTGGGACGTCCCCGACGACGAACTCAACGAGCGCGGCGTCGACGTCGGCCAACTCCCGTACGTGACGCTGTGCTACCACCGCCCGCGGCGACCCGACCAGGAGTGGCCGTACAACCTCTTCACGATGATCCACGGCCGGGAGAGCGACGCCGTCGACGCGAAGATCGACGAACTCGCCGCGGAGTACCTGCCGTTCGACCACGAGCGACTGTACAGCGAACAGACGCTGAAGCAGACGGGCGCGCGCTACGAGGAACTCGTCGGAGAGTAG
- a CDS encoding anthranilate phosphoribosyltransferase produces MSDSYGEWPLQRLMTEVVGSGPKSAADMTREQATEAFERILDHDPDPTTLGAFWLANRWKRNDGEELGAYVDVMRRDSVVTAEPDADPVDCGANYDGKQSSALLGVAAGVVAAAGGTPIVVHSGDRVPTQQGDAYKHVLDELGVRTELSPDESARMVDEVGFGFYYQPEFNPVVDALWDRREKMGVRTFVNTVETLGNPANADVHLGSFYHLAFAKKIVETVRESEAVGFDRVLMFQGMEGYDDVRPGSTTVAEWSAGGDVEDFTVETPDYGMDFESEDLHVDDVAVDSAAITADVLAGEERGPFVDAVALNAALRMYAGEDVDSIDEGVEAAREVIADGRAESLLADLCAF; encoded by the coding sequence ATGAGTGATTCGTACGGCGAGTGGCCGCTACAGCGCCTGATGACGGAGGTCGTCGGTTCTGGGCCGAAGTCCGCCGCGGACATGACCCGCGAGCAAGCGACGGAGGCCTTCGAGCGCATCCTCGACCACGACCCGGACCCCACGACGCTGGGCGCGTTCTGGCTGGCCAACCGCTGGAAGCGCAACGACGGCGAGGAACTCGGCGCGTACGTCGACGTGATGCGCCGTGACAGCGTCGTCACCGCCGAACCGGACGCCGACCCCGTGGACTGCGGCGCGAACTACGACGGGAAGCAGTCGAGTGCGCTGCTCGGCGTCGCGGCCGGCGTCGTCGCGGCCGCCGGCGGCACGCCAATCGTCGTCCACTCCGGCGACCGCGTGCCGACGCAGCAGGGCGACGCGTACAAGCACGTCCTCGACGAACTCGGCGTCCGCACCGAGCTCTCACCGGACGAGAGCGCGCGCATGGTCGACGAGGTGGGCTTCGGCTTCTACTACCAGCCGGAGTTCAACCCGGTCGTCGACGCGCTGTGGGACCGCCGCGAGAAGATGGGCGTCCGGACGTTCGTCAACACCGTCGAGACGCTCGGCAACCCCGCGAACGCCGACGTCCACCTCGGCTCGTTCTACCACCTCGCGTTCGCGAAGAAGATCGTCGAGACGGTCCGCGAGAGCGAGGCCGTCGGCTTCGACCGCGTCCTGATGTTCCAGGGGATGGAGGGGTACGACGACGTGCGCCCCGGGTCGACGACCGTCGCGGAGTGGTCCGCGGGCGGCGACGTCGAGGACTTCACCGTCGAGACGCCGGACTACGGGATGGACTTCGAGAGCGAGGACCTGCACGTCGACGACGTCGCCGTCGACTCCGCGGCGATCACGGCGGACGTGCTGGCCGGTGAGGAGCGCGGCCCGTTCGTGGACGCCGTGGCGCTCAACGCCGCCCTCCGCATGTACGCCGGCGAGGACGTCGACTCCATCGACGAGGGCGTCGAGGCGGCCCGCGAAGTTATCGCCGACGGCCGCGCCGAGTCGCTGCTCGCGGACCTCTGTGCGTTCTGA
- a CDS encoding helix-turn-helix domain-containing protein gives MSDGDGFDVLADETRAGIVRALAVARRDDPRNPHRSFSELQDDVGATDSGRFNYHLGKVRGHFVTQTEDGYTLSAVGQRAAGAILSGSFDDPPEHDPVDLDEDCGRCGEPVTAQYEDGLLLVGCENDHRFGDSLPPATIEENTLRESIDVLDAKMRGDVELARRGACPTCFGPVAWSFHRDLDPEAPVEQIYTAECQQCGQQLGVPPGLVVHDHPALVAAYRDAGVDLREQLLWTVDCCLPGASELVSEDPVRVAIDAGPHGDQRFVLDATADVVTAPNDASR, from the coding sequence ATGAGCGACGGCGACGGGTTCGACGTGCTGGCCGACGAGACCCGCGCCGGCATCGTCCGTGCGCTCGCGGTGGCGCGCCGCGACGACCCGCGGAACCCACACCGCTCGTTCTCCGAACTGCAGGACGACGTGGGGGCGACGGACTCCGGCCGGTTCAACTACCACCTCGGGAAGGTCAGGGGGCACTTCGTGACGCAGACAGAGGACGGCTACACGCTGTCGGCGGTCGGGCAGCGAGCAGCGGGCGCCATCCTCTCGGGGTCCTTCGACGACCCGCCGGAACACGACCCCGTGGACCTCGACGAGGACTGCGGCCGCTGTGGCGAGCCAGTAACGGCGCAGTACGAGGACGGACTGCTCCTGGTGGGCTGTGAGAACGACCACAGGTTCGGGGACTCCCTGCCGCCCGCGACCATCGAGGAGAACACCCTCAGAGAGTCCATCGACGTCCTCGACGCGAAGATGCGCGGCGACGTCGAGCTGGCACGCCGGGGCGCCTGTCCGACGTGCTTCGGCCCGGTCGCGTGGTCGTTCCACCGGGACCTCGACCCCGAGGCCCCGGTCGAGCAGATCTACACCGCCGAGTGCCAGCAGTGCGGCCAGCAACTCGGCGTCCCACCGGGGTTAGTCGTCCACGACCACCCGGCGCTCGTCGCCGCCTACCGGGACGCCGGCGTGGACCTCCGCGAGCAACTCCTCTGGACCGTCGACTGCTGTCTCCCCGGGGCGTCGGAACTCGTCTCCGAGGACCCCGTCCGGGTCGCCATCGACGCCGGCCCGCACGGCGACCAGCGGTTCGTCCTCGACGCCACCGCCGACGTCGTGACGGCACCGAACGACGCGAGTAGGTAG
- a CDS encoding peptidylprolyl isomerase, which yields MTIQATLHTSEGDIEVELYDDRAPRTVENFVNLAKHDPAASDDPAPDTPTWEDPESGEVRGDALYNDVKFHRVIEGFMIQGGDPTETGRGGPGYQFDDEFHDDLRHDGPGVLSMANSGPDTNGSQFFVTLDAQPHLDGRHAVFGKVTDGMDVVEAIGTVETGPNDQPQRDVVLESVEVHE from the coding sequence ATGACTATCCAGGCGACGCTCCACACGAGCGAAGGCGACATCGAGGTCGAACTGTACGACGACCGGGCCCCGCGGACGGTCGAGAACTTCGTCAACCTGGCGAAACACGACCCCGCGGCCAGCGACGACCCGGCCCCCGACACGCCCACGTGGGAGGACCCCGAGAGCGGCGAGGTCCGGGGCGACGCGCTGTACAACGACGTCAAGTTCCACCGCGTCATCGAGGGGTTCATGATCCAGGGTGGCGACCCGACGGAGACCGGTCGCGGCGGCCCCGGCTACCAGTTCGACGACGAGTTCCACGACGACCTCCGCCACGACGGCCCCGGCGTGCTCTCGATGGCGAACTCCGGCCCGGACACGAACGGCTCGCAGTTCTTCGTCACGCTGGACGCCCAGCCACACCTCGACGGCCGCCACGCGGTCTTCGGGAAGGTCACCGACGGCATGGACGTCGTCGAGGCCATCGGCACCGTCGAGACCGGCCCGAACGACCAGCCCCAGCGCGACGTCGTCCTCGAGTCCGTCGAAGTCCACGAGTAA